In Calonectris borealis chromosome 10, bCalBor7.hap1.2, whole genome shotgun sequence, a single genomic region encodes these proteins:
- the LRRN1 gene encoding leucine-rich repeat neuronal protein 1, with the protein MAKVRVVLTVCQLVLELLMNSLTESSIQSNECPQLCVCEIRPWFTPQSTYREATTVDCNDLRLTKIPSNLSSDTQVLLLQSNNIAKTTDELQQLFNLTELDFSQNNFTSIKDVGLSNLTQLTTLHLEENQITEMTDYCLQDLCNLQELYINHNQISSISANAFSGLKNLLRLHLNSNKLKVIDSRWFDSTPNLEILMIGENPVIGILDMNFKPLSNLRSLVLAGMYLTDIPGNALVGLDSLESLSFYDNKLVKVPQLALEKVPNLKFLDLNKNPIHKIQEGDFKNMLRLKELGINNMGELVSVDRYALDNLPELTKLEATNNPKLSYIHRLAFRNVPALESLMLNNNALNAVYQKTVESLPNLREISIHSNPLRCDCVIHWINSNKTNIRFMEPLSMFCAMPPEYRGQQVKEVLIQDSNEQCLPMISHETFPNHLNLDIGMTVFLDCRAMAEPEPEIYWVTPLGNKVTVESLSDKYKLSSEGTLEISNIQVEDSGRYTCVAQNIEGADTRVATIRVNGTLLDGTQVLKIYVKQAESHSILVSWKVNSNVMTSNLKWSSATMKIDNPHITYTARVPVDVHEYNLTHLQPSTDYEVCLTVSNIHQQTQKSCVNVTTKNAAFALDISDQETSTALAAVMGSMFAVISLASISVYIAKRFKRKNYHHSLKKYMQKTSSIPLNELYPPLINLWEGDSEKDKDGSAETKPTQVDTSRSYYMW; encoded by the coding sequence ATGGCAAAGGTTAGAGTCGTTTTAACTGTTTGCCAGTTGGTGCTAGAATTGTTAATGAATTCATTAACTGAGTCTTCCATACAGAGTAACGAATGTCCACAGCTTTGTGTATGTGAAATCAGGCCATGGTTTACACCACAGTCAACATACAGGGAAGCCACAACAGTTGACTGCAATGACCTTCGATTAACAAAAATCCCCAGCAATCTTTCCAGTGACACTCAAGTCCTTCTGTTACAAAGCAACAACATTGCAAAGACCACAGATGAACTCCAACAGCTGTTTAATTTAACAGAATTGGATTTTTCACAAAATAACTTCACAAGTATCAAAGATGTGGGGCTCTCAAATCTCACTCAACTTACTACTTTGCACCTGGAGGAAAACCAGATAACGGAGATGACTGACTACTGCTTGCAAGACCTTTGCAATCTTCAGGAGCTATATATAAATCACAACCAGATcagcagcatttctgcaaatGCGTTCTCTGGCCTGAAGAATCTTTTAAGATTACATCTCAACTCCAACAAACTAAAGGTTATTGACAGCCGTTGGTTTGATTCTACTCCTAACTTAGAGATTCTCATGATTGGAGAAAATCCAGTGATTGGAATACTAGATATGAATTTCAAACCACTTTCAAATTTAAGGAGTCTAGTTTTGGCAGGTATGTATCTCACAGACATTCCCGGCAATGCCTTGGTAGGCTTGGATAGTCTTGAAAGTCTTTCCTTCTATGACAACAAATTGGTAAAAGTTCCTCAGCTTGCACTTGAGAAAGTTCCAAATTTAAAATTCCTGGATCTCAACAAAAATCCCATTCATAAAATTCAAGAAGgtgattttaaaaacatgctcAGATTGAAAGAGCTTGGAATCAATAATATGGGAGAACTTGTTTCTGTTGATAGGTATGCGCTGGACAACCTGCCTGAACTTACAAAGCTTGAAGCCACCAACAATCCAAAGCTGTCTTACATACATCGTTTGGCATTTCGCAACGTTCCTGCCCTGGAGAGCTTGATGCTGAACAACAATGCCTTGAATGCAGTCTACCAAAAGACGGTGGAATCCCTTCCAAACCTGCGTGAGATCAGTATCCACAGTAACCCGCTCAGGTGCGACTGTGTCATTCACTGGATCAACTCAAACAAAACCAATATCCGTTTCATGGAACCTCTATCCATGTTTTGCGCTATGCCTCCAGAATACAGAGGACAGCAGGTGAAGGAAGTGTTAATACAGGATTCAAATGAACAATGTCTTCCAATGATCTCTCATGAGACCTTTCCAAATCACTTAAACTTGGACATCGGCATGACAGTGTTTTTAGATTGTCGGGCCATGGCAGAACCTGAGCCAGAAATTTACTGGGTCACTCCTCTCGGCAATAAAGTAACTGTTGAAAGTCTCTCTGACAAATACAAGCTGAGTAGTGAAGGCACCTTGGAAATCTCTAACATCCAGGTTGAAGACTCCGGGAGGTACACCTGTGTTGCTCAAAACATAGAAGGGGCTGACACGAGGGTTGCTACTATCCGGGTGAACGGAACACTTTTGGATGGTACCCAGGTTCTGAAAATCTACGTTAAGCAAGCCGAATCGCATTCAATCTTAGTTTCTTGGAAAGTTAATTCCAACGTCATGACTTCCAATTTAAAATGGTCATCGGCCACTATGAAGATTGACAACCCTCACATTACGTACACTGCTAGGGTCCCGGTTGATGTGCATGAATATAACCTCACGCATTTACAACCATCTACAGATTATGAAGTGTGTCTAACGGTGTCAAATATCCATCAGCAGACACAGAAGTCCTGTGTTAATGTTacaacaaaaaatgcagcttttgcgCTAGATATTTCAGACCAAGAAACCAGCACTGCCCTCGCAGCAGTAATGGGATCCATGTTTGCTGTCATTAGCCTCGCCTCCATTTCTGTTTATATTGCAAAAAGATTTAAGAGAAAGAACTACCACCACTCATtgaaaaaatatatgcaaaagacCTCTTCAATCCCACTGAATGAGCTCTACCCACCACTTATTAATCTCTGGGAAGGTGACAGTGAAAAAGACAAGGATGGTTCTGCAGAGACCAAGCCAACCCAAGTCGACACATCCAGAAGCTATTACATGTGGTAA